A genomic stretch from Sporocytophaga myxococcoides DSM 11118 includes:
- the rsgA gene encoding ribosome small subunit-dependent GTPase A produces MRSTGSWYEIITDQKEIFKGRLPGKFKLKNFKVTNPIAVGDYVDFSIENTAERTVLIEKIHPRENYMIRKSVHKTGHGHMIAANIDQSILVVTLVLPRTSLGFIDRFLVSCEAFRIPAVLVFNKIDLYDEALFAYQQDLINTYESLGYTCILTSVQTGQGIEDFKNILKNKKSLISGHSGVGKSSLVNLIAPDLELKTGDISDFSLKGKHTTTFAEMFELEPDTYIIDTPGIKELGIFDMEEEEISHYFPEMRDLLGHCRFHNCKHFNEPGCTIIQQVEKGEIALSRYESYLSMLTNEDSRR; encoded by the coding sequence ATGAGATCCACAGGATCATGGTATGAAATAATAACGGATCAAAAAGAGATCTTTAAAGGCAGGCTTCCCGGAAAATTCAAATTGAAAAATTTTAAAGTAACCAATCCCATTGCTGTAGGGGATTATGTAGATTTTTCCATTGAGAATACAGCTGAACGTACTGTCCTCATTGAAAAAATTCATCCAAGAGAAAATTACATGATCAGAAAGTCAGTCCACAAGACGGGACATGGCCACATGATTGCTGCCAACATAGATCAGAGTATCCTTGTTGTTACGCTCGTACTTCCCAGAACATCTTTGGGTTTTATTGACAGGTTTCTTGTTTCCTGCGAGGCGTTCAGGATACCAGCAGTTTTGGTCTTTAATAAAATTGACTTATACGACGAAGCGCTCTTTGCTTATCAGCAGGATCTTATAAACACATATGAAAGCCTGGGATACACATGTATTCTGACTTCAGTGCAGACAGGGCAAGGTATCGAAGACTTTAAAAATATTCTGAAAAATAAAAAGAGCCTCATAAGCGGACATTCAGGGGTTGGTAAATCTTCTCTTGTAAATTTGATTGCTCCTGATCTCGAACTTAAAACCGGAGATATTTCCGATTTCAGCTTGAAAGGTAAGCACACTACTACTTTTGCTGAAATGTTCGAACTGGAACCTGATACCTACATTATCGACACTCCAGGTATTAAAGAACTTGGGATCTTTGACATGGAGGAAGAAGAAATCAGTCATTATTTCCCAGAAATGAGAGACCTTCTGGGGCATTGCAGATTTCATAACTGCAAGCACTTCAATGAACCAGGATGCACCATCATCCAACAGGTAGAAAAGGGTGAAATTGCTTTATCCAGGTATGAAAGCTATTTAAGCATGCTTACTAATGAAGATAGCCGAAGATAA